In Nymphaea colorata isolate Beijing-Zhang1983 chromosome 3, ASM883128v2, whole genome shotgun sequence, a genomic segment contains:
- the LOC116251163 gene encoding ras-related protein RABA5d-like, producing the protein MGDGEDYLFKVVIIGDSAVGKSNLMSRYVRNEFDANSKATIGVEFQTQSMEIDGKEVKAQIWDTAGQERFRALTSAYYRGAAGALVVYDISRRSTFESIERWLDELRNHTDTTVVRMLVGNKSDLANIRDVTVEEGKSLAESEGLFFLETSALDSTNVKTAFEIVIRDIYSNISRKNLSSDSYKAQVSLKGISLVSHGSDGSNTHQTANSLSCC; encoded by the exons ATGGGAGATGGTGAAGATTACCTCTTCAAGGTAGTGATAATTGGAGACTCAGCTGTTGGGAAATCGAATTTGATGTCCAGGTATGTGAGAAACGAATTCGATGCGAATTCAAAGGCAACGATCGGAGTGGAGTTTCAGACGCAGAGCATGGAGATTGACGGTAAGGAGGTGAAGGCTCAGATATGGGACACTGCCGGTCAGGAGAGGTTCAGAGCTCTCACATCTGCATACTACCGGGGAGCTGCAGGTGCTCTTGTCGTCTATGATATCAGCAGAAGGAGTACATTTGAATCAATTGAAAGATGGCTAGATGAGCTTAGAA ACCATACGGATACGACTGTGGTGAGGATGCTGGTGGGGAACAAGTCTGATTTGGCCAACATCAGGGATGTAACTGTTGAAGAAGGAAAGAGTCTTGCTGAATCAGAGGGGTTGTTCTTCCTGGAGACATCTGCATTGGATTCGACAAACGTGAAGACCGCCTTTGAGATCGTGATCCGGGATATTTACAGCAATATCAGCCGGAAAAACTTGAGCTCTGATTCGTACAAAGCACAAGTGTCTTTAAAGGGAATAAGCCTTGTCAGCCATGGCAGTGATGGATCCAATACCCACCAGACTGCAAACAGCTTGTCTTGCTGTTAA
- the LOC116250759 gene encoding pirin-like protein, protein MYLRLPGNLQFLNRFRRISTMAEQSSSFQKPRHVLKKVLARPQYEGDGAVVRRSIGRLELKRLDPFLLLDEFSVSAPAGFPDHPHRGFETVTYMLQGAFTHQDFAGHKGTIRTGDLQWMTAGRGIIHSEMPAGEGTQKGLQLWINLSAKEKMIEPRYQELQKEDVKRAEKDGVEVRVIAGESMGIKSPVYTRTPTMYLDFTLKPGAQVHQPIPESWNAFVYIIEGEAIIGTANSSPAATHHALVLSHGDGLSVWNKSTKPLRFVLIGGQPLNEPVVQYGPFVMNTQAEIDQTIEDYHYCKNGFEKAQHWKSETLP, encoded by the exons ATGTATTTACGTCTTCCTGGCAATCTCCAGTTTCTTAATCGGTTCAGGCGCATTTCTACAATGGCGGAACAGTCTTCCTCCTTTCAGAAGCCAAGGCACGTCCTGAAGAAGGTGCTGGCCAGGCCACAGTATGAGGGGGATGGGGCTGTGGTCAGGAGGAGCATTGGAAG GTTGGAACTGAAGAGGTTGGACCCGTTTCTCCTCTTGGATGAATTTTCAG TTTCTGCTCCTGCTGGATTCCCAGATCATCCGCACAGAG GTTTTGAAACTGTTACGTATATGCTGCAG GGAGCTTTTACCCATCAAGATTTTGCAGGACACAAGGGAACAATTAGAACTGGCGATTTGCAG TGGATGACTGCTGGACGAGGAATCATTCACTCAGAAATGCCAGCAGGAGAAGGGACCCAAAAAGGTTTGCAGCTGTGGATCAACCTCTCTGCCAAGGAGAAAAT GATCGAACCTCGATATCAAGAATTGCAGAAGGAAGACGTGAAGAGAGCAGAGAAGGACGGCGTAGAAGTTCGTGTTATAGCCGGGGAATCCATGGGAATCAAGTCTCCAGTATATACCAGGACGCCCACCATGTATTTGGATTTCACACTGAAACCTGGTGCCCAGGTGCATCAGCCTATTCCAGAGTCATGGAATGCCTTTGTGTACATCATAGAAGGGGAGGCCATCATTGGTACCGCTAATTCTTCACCTGCAGCTACTCACCATGCTCTGGTTCTGAGTCATGGCGACGGTCTCAGTGTCTGGAACAAGTCCACGAAGCCATTAAGGTTTGTTCTTATTGGTGGGCAGCCGCTGAATGAGCCTGTTGTGCAGTATGGTCCATTTGTGATGAACACCCAAGCTGAGATCGACCAAACAATTGAAGATTATCACTACTGCAAGAACGGGTTCGAGAAGGCCCAACACTGGAAGTCTGAGACACTTCCATGA